The following coding sequences lie in one Lolium perenne isolate Kyuss_39 chromosome 2, Kyuss_2.0, whole genome shotgun sequence genomic window:
- the LOC127323453 gene encoding casein kinase 1-like protein HD16, translating into MPQLRSSARLALLRSKKLEDQQQAEPPVAKPVLPAPRKRIPVPAVRGRYAAGGGGRRGPSRPAIKEPYFEDPPKAVSARTRVSEAKNPASNKVADNSQKKAKVAEGLAGKGLRMDGESAEKLVGAEDESTTSPIPERVHVGNSPVYLTERKLGKGGFGQVYVGRRLSGGTARTGPDAYEVALKFEHRSSKGCNYAPPYEWQVYQNLNGCYGVPSVHYKGRQGDYYILVMDILGPSLWDVWNSLGQAMPPHMAACIAVEAISILEKFHSKGFVHGDVKPENFLLGLPGSPEEKKLFLVDLGLASKWKDSSGHHVDYDQKPDIFRGTIRYASAHAHLGRTGSRRDDLESLAYTLIFLIKGRLPWQGYQGDTKSFLVCKKKMATSPDMLCSFCPAPFKEFFDNVANMKFDEEPKYAKLISLFDGLIESPASRPIRIDGALKVGQKRGRLHVNHEEDEQPKKKVRLGHPASQWISVYNARRPMKQRYHYNVADNRLQQHIQKGNEDGLFISSVASSANLWALIMDAGTGFSSQVYEISPVFLHKDWIMDQWEKSFYITAVAGASNGSSLVVMSKGTAYTQQSYKVSESFPFKWISKKWKEGFHVTSMATAGNRWGVVMSRNSGYSEQVVELDFLYPSEGIHRRWEHGYRITSSAATIDQAAFILSKPKRKPVDETQETLRTTAFPSNHVKDKWAKNLYIASICYGRSVS; encoded by the exons ATGCCACAGCTGCGAAGCAGTGCTCGCCTAGCGCTGCTGAGGTCCAAGAAGCTTGAAGATCAACAGCAAGCAGAGCCCCCGGTTGCGAAACCGGTGTTACCTGCTCCACGGAAGCGCATTCCCGTCCCTGCTGTAAGGGGCAGATACGCTGCTGGTGGCGGTGGGAGAAGAGGGCCATCGAGGCCTGCAATTAAGGAACCATATTTTGAAGACCCGCCCAAAGCTGTCTCTGCACGCACGCGTGTTTCGGAAGCCAAGAACCCTGCTTCGAACAAGGTTGCTGACAACAGTCAAAAGAAAGCCAAGGTTGCTGAGGGTCTCGCAGGTAAAGGTTTGAGAATGGATGGTGAAAGTGCAGAGAAGCTTGTAGGGGCTGAAGATGAATCAACAACTTCACCGATTCCTGAGAGG GTTCACGTAGGTAATTCTCCAGTATATCTAACTGAAAGAAAACTAGGTAAAGGTGGCTTTGGTCAAGTCTACGTTGGTAGAAGATTATCAGGTGGGACAGCCCGCACTGGTCCTGATGCCTATGAG GTTGCATTGAAGTTTGAGCACCGGAGCAGTAAAGGGTGCAATTATGCCCCTCCATATGAGTGGCAAGTTTATCA GAATCTCAATGGCTGCTATGGCGTACCTTCGGTCCACTACAAGGGTCGTCAGGGCGACTACTATATCCTT GTAATGGATATCCTTGGCCCTAGTCTTTGGGATGTATGGAATTCACTGGGGCAAGC GATGCCTCCACATATGGCAGCATGCATTGCTGTAGAGGCCATATCAATTCTTGAGAAGTTTCATTCCAAAGG GTTTGTTCATGGCGATGTAAAGCCGGAGAACTTTCTGCTTGGTCTTCCTGGATCACCTGAGGAGAAAAAGCTTTTCCTTGTTGATCTTGGTTTAG CATCAAAGTGGAAAGATTCCTCAGGTCACCATGTTGATTATGATCAAAAGCCTGATATATTCAG GGGAACAATTAGATATGCAAGTGCACATGCCCATTTAGGTCGTACAGGTAGTAGGAGGGATGATTTGGAGTCACTGGCCTACACCCTTATATTTCTAATAAAAGGAAGATTGCCTTGGCAAGGCTACCAG GGAGATACCAAGAGTTTTCTTGTTTGCAAGAAGAAAATGGCTACTTCTCCAGACATGCTATGTAGTTTCTGTCCAGCTCCATTCAAAGAATTTTTTGACAATGTCGCAAATATGAAATTTGATGAAGAACCAAAGTACGCCAAACTTATTTCTCTGTTTGATGGTTTGATCGAATCGCCCGCATCAAGGCCAATCAGAATTGATGGGGCTCTTAAG GTGGGGCAAAAGCGTGGAAGATTGCATGTCAACCATGAAGAAGATGAGCAGCCTAAGAAGAAAGTTAGATTAGGGCATCCAGCATCACAATGGATTTCAGTTTACAATGCGAGGCGGCCTATGAAGCAAAG GTACCATTACAATGTGGCTGACAACAGGCTTCAACAACATATACAAAAGGGTAACGAGGATGGCCTATTCATTAGTTCTGTGGCTTCTTCAGCAAATCTTTGGGCTCTCATTATGGATGCAGGAACTGGGTTCAGTTCCCAAGTTTATGAAATCTCACCGGTTTTCCTACACAAG GACTGGATAATGGACCAGTGGGAGAAAAGTTTCTACATAACAGCAGTAGCTGGAGCATCCAATGGAAGTTCATTAGTTGTAATGTCCAAAG GAACTGCATACACTCAACAGTCATACAAGGTTAGCGAATCATTCCCCTTCAAGTGGATCAGCAAAAAGTGGAAAGAAGGTTTTCATGTAACGTCTATGGCCACAGCTGGAAATCGCTGGGGAGTAGTCATGTCAAGGAACTCGGGCTATTCTGAACAG GTTGTAGAGCTGGATTTCCTGTATCCAAGTGAAGGCATCCATCGGCGATGGGAGCATGGTTACAGAATAACTTCTTCAGCAGCCACCATCGACCAAGCCGCCTTTATCCTTAGCAAGCCGAAAAGGAAACCAGTAGATGAGACACAAGAAACTCTACGGACCACAGCCTTCCCCAGCAACCATGTAAAG GATAAATGGGCGAAGAACCTGTACATTGCTTCGATCTGCTATGGCCGAAGTGTCAGTTGA